From the genome of Nostoc punctiforme PCC 73102, one region includes:
- the ybaK gene encoding Cys-tRNA(Pro) deacylase encodes MKTNAARLLDKLGISYQILTYEVDPDDLAAESTAYKVGLPPEQVFKTLVVRGDTTGLCFAVVPGNAQLNLKALARISGNRKVETVALKEVQPLTGYIRGGVTALASKKDYPVYLDETATLFEQITVSGGMRGMLLLLCPSDYLRAVKGTLGAIVQN; translated from the coding sequence ATGAAAACTAATGCTGCTCGACTACTTGATAAACTAGGCATCTCCTATCAAATTCTCACTTATGAAGTAGATCCTGATGATTTGGCCGCCGAAAGTACAGCGTACAAAGTCGGTCTTCCACCAGAGCAAGTTTTTAAAACTCTAGTAGTCAGAGGTGACACAACAGGTCTCTGTTTTGCTGTTGTGCCGGGAAATGCTCAGTTAAACCTAAAAGCTTTAGCTCGAATTTCAGGAAACCGGAAGGTTGAGACAGTTGCCCTGAAGGAAGTCCAGCCACTAACAGGATACATCCGTGGGGGTGTGACAGCTTTAGCCAGTAAAAAAGACTATCCCGTTTACCTTGATGAAACGGCAACTCTATTTGAGCAGATTACTGTTTCTGGTGGAATGCGAGGAATGCTACTTCTGCTATGCCCATCTGATTATTTACGTGCAGTCAAAGGTACTTTGGGAGCAATTGTACAAAATTAG